Below is a window of Pseudoalteromonas undina DNA.
TTTGCTTACCGGTGGTATTGCGCTGTTTGAGCTTAATGTTGAGTGGTTAGCAATTAAAGAAGCGGCTATACCAGCAATCATTGGTTTTACCGTGCTGATGTCGGGCTTTTTTGGTAAACCCTTGCTAGCCAAGCTCTTATTAAACTCACTTTTATTTAAGTTAGACACTATTTACGATGCCCTTGATGAGCGCGGCAATACGCAAAACTTTAAACAAAAGATTACTAATGCTAATTACTTATTAGCGCTGACCTTTGTGTTTTCATCAACGATGAATTACCTCTTAGCTAAATGGATTGTTACTAGCCCAGCAGGTAGCGTGGAATTTAACGAGCAACTTGGTGAAATGACGCTATTGAGTTATCCAGTGATCGCGATTCCATCTATGATAATGCTGATTGGAATTTTTATTTATGTGATTAAAGTGCTGACCAAGCTGACCGGTATGAAGTTTGAAGATATGGTAAATGCCGAGTAGATAAAACGCATAAAAAAACCGTTGCTTAACAACGGTTTTTTTTGCTATCAATATTTACTTGTAGTGAGAGTAAAGTTGGTAATTAGTTCTGTGGTACGGAATAAGTTTATAGTTTGGTTGTAAAAAAGTGACTAAGTCGGTGAGTTCAGATACGGTCATGGTATCGTTAAATACCGTCATTTTTGAGCTGCCATCTTCATTTCTGGCGTCGGGTCTATAAGGCCTAGAAAACCGATGTGAGGGGTTTATCACTGACGTGACCAGCTCAGCATAAGTAATTATTTTGGTTTTATTACCTCCTAGCTTAATAGAAATATCGTCATGTTTTGTTACGCTGCTATCTTCAACGCCTGCAAGGGTGTGACATGCCAAGCACTTATATTTTAAAAACACGGCTTTACCTTGTTCTGCATTCCCCTCTGGCAAGCTAAAACCTCGTGGAGAATCAACTCCTTTATCACAGCCTGTGAGTGCAATTAAACACACGATTAGTGGAGTGTATTTCATTAGAGCTCCTGTATTCTCAAATTAATTTTACGCATTACTAACGCAAATTCATTTGCGTCAACAAATGCTTCTTTTAAGAAATAGCCTAATTTGAGTGTAGTCAAAGAGTGGCGAATAGCCTAATTGTTGTGCATATATGCTCAAGGAGAATAACTAAAGAATTGAATGATAATTAATGATGGAATGAAACATCACAAGCATGAAAAAGCCCAGCAACTTGCTGGGCTTCGTAAACTAAACGTTTATCTTAAATATTAACTGTTCAATTGACCCGTAGATGATTCTATATGGGCGCGAACAAACCACTGGTATTGCTCAAGCTCTGCAAGTTGCGCAATGATCATATCTTCAGATACCGGATCAAGATCACCGAGTGACTCAATAGCTTTACGGTGATCACCGTTAACGCCGTTATATACTTTATCTAAGGCGGCTAGGTGTTCAGTTACTAAACCTTTGCCGATAGCGTAATCTTCCCATGAACGACGATCGACAATTGATTTTGGTGTACCAACAGGCACGCCGCCTAAAGTGGCGATACGTTCTGCTATGGTGTCGGTCATTTCACGCACAGTTTCAACTTGTGGGTCTAGCATCTCATGTACGCCAATAAAGTTTGGACCTACTACATTCCAATGAATATGTTTTAAAGTTAGCTGTAAATCAATTAGCGCTACCATGCGATCTTCTAGAACAGATATTGCTTTATTTGCTGATTCGTTTTCTACACCGGGAGCGGTAAATTCAGCGACTTTGTTTGCATTATTACTGTTACTCATTATTCCTCCTGCTATTTTAAAATAGTGTTCGCTTTACTCAAGTGAGTGTTTTAATTGCGATAACGAACACGTCTTGTACTAATAGAAGCAATGGGCATGCCGATAGATTATTTAATTTAAGTAATTGAAATTTAAGGGTTTAATTTTTATTTAATAAACTTTTAAGGAGTGTTTAGCTAAAAGGGTATGAAAAATATGCACTTTTTTGTAAATTCTGCAAAATCGAAGTGCTAAAAATTGTTAGCAAATAGCTTGCTCTTTATAGTTGTTCTAATGGAGGTATTGTCATTGTTGATTAATGATCTGTTACATATACTCAACCCAAAGATCTATTAAAGGAGAAGTGTATGCTGAGGTTTTTTTCCATCGAGCAAGGAGTGATCAAAGAGTTAGAGCCGTTGCCCGATACTCCTGTTGAAGTATCCATAAGGAATGCACATTGGATTGATACTATTAATCCAACACCGCAGGAGCAAAATGCGCTTGCAAAAACGCTCAATATAACTTTTCCTGATTCGGTCGATGTAGAAGAGATTGAAACGTCGTCAAGGTGCTTTATCGATAGCGAAGGTTTGCATGTACATGCATTGTTTATGTCACCTAACGAAGGACGGTTCAATACTGTGACTGTAGCTTGTTTGTTGCAAAACAATTGCTTACTTACTATTCGTGATGAAGAACTGGCTGACTTTAGACTATTGCGCTTAAGAGCGCGCAAAGGTCAGGTGGCATGTGATACGGCAAAACAGTTATTAATTACTTTATTTGATCAAAAAGTTGAAAACCATGCTGATATGCTCGAAGACATGCATCATCAATTAGAGAAGCTTAGCGCATATGTACTTGAAGAAGATAACTCAGACCTAGAAGAAGCGGTTGGTCGCATAGCTCGTTTAGAAGATGCTAATGGTAAAGTGCGTTTATGTTTAATGGATACTCGACGCAATATTTCGTTTTTAATACGTCGTTTAGGCGCGCAAAATGATGAGCGCGAGTCACTTCGAGAAATCGTACTTGATATAGAAACCTTAATGTCACACTGTACCTTTCTGTTTGATAAAATAAACTTTTTGATGGATTCAACGCAGGGCTTTATTAATATTGAACAAAATCAAATTATCAAAACTTTCTCTATTGCTTCAGTGGTTTTCTTACCGCCTACAGTAGTGGCTAGTGTGTATGGTATGAATTTTAATATAATGCCAGAGTTACATTGGGAGTGGGGTTATCCATTTGCAATTGGCATTATGTTGCTGTCGGGCTTCGCCCCTTATTTATTTTTTAAACATAAAGGGTGGTTGTAATACTTTAATGTTGCAAGCTGAGCGCTCAAATCATTAACCGGGATACTGATGTGCTTTTAATACTTCAAGCGGAATAATGTCGAGCGCTTTTTGGTTTGTCGCTTCAAGTACCACAGGAGGAGCAACGTTCGCAGCAATGGCATGATACCAACGAATCGCACATAAGCACCACTTATCGCCAGCTTTTAAACCAGCAAAATCATACAAAGGATTAGGGCTAATTAAATCGTTGCCTTGCGCCTTGGAAAACTGCAAAAATTCGTCGGTCATAATGGCGCATACACTATGATTGCCAAAGTCTGAATCTGGTACATAGCAAAACCCCTCACGGGTATAGCCACCGTTACCACAGCAAAGTTGTAAGCGAGTTCCTAGTACATTTAATTGATTAGCCATATGAAAACTTACCTTGTAATAACCATTAAAAGCAGGGTGTTTACCATAACAGGCTGTTAGTGACTTAGCTATCTATGCTGTTAATTTTATATATCTGTTAAGTGAGTAAAAACTGCATTTGGCAAAGCTAAATACAGTTTTCATTAAAGAAGAATATTTACGAGAGCAGTGCTGCAGCTAAACGTACAAAATCAGAAGACGTTAAAATACCTACTAGCTGACCTTGCTCGCTCACAACGGGCATGCAACCGTGGCGATTATCTACAAAAAATTTAACGACATCTGATAGCGGCTGCTCTGGGGTTACACTAATAAAATCACTCACCATAATATCTTCTACTTTTGTGAGTTTTTCTTTGCGTTGTAATGCATTAGCACCAAACGTTGCCATGATACCCATGACTTTGGCGACCATTATTTTTTGTGTGAGCATACCGACAAATGCGCCGTCTTCGTCAATAACAGGAATATGGCGAACGTTTTTTTCTTTCATTAAATTATGTGCGTCATGCAAAGTGCTTTTTACGTTCACTGAAAATGGGTTCGGTGTCATTAAGTCTGTAACGTTTTGACTCATGTTTATTCCTTTATATTATCTGTGGTGTATCAGCTTATATTAGCGCTATTTTTAAGCTTTGCACCTTATTCAGATCAAGGTTTTTACGGATTTTATAAACTGAGGGAGAAGAGGCAACACTTAATTAAATGCCAAAAAGCATTTAATTAAGTGATAAAACTACAGGTAAATGTTATTCATAACCACGTGGTGTTTTTGTTTTAATAACAGCAATGTATCCATGCCAACTAGCGTAACTAAGTAGCGGCATAATAATAATGAATCCAGCGGCACCTGCAGCAAAGCCCAGCGCTACCAGTACAAATATACAAATTGACCACACAACCATGGCTGCAAAGTTTTCTTTAACTGCGTGGATTGAAGAAACGACTGCGGTCATTATATCAACTCGTCTTTCCATCATAATTTGCGGCGTAAATGCAGAAATTGAAAACACACTGACCAGTAAAATCCCACCGATAATGCTGCCTATAGTTAAAAACGCAGAAAGTTCTTCAAAGGTGGGGTTTACATGGTTTGGGTATAACGCATGCACAATTGCAGCTAGGCGCATCCAAATAATCATAATTACCATGAGTAATACCGCAAAACCCCACTCACCTACAGGGTTACGAAACATTGATTTTAATGAATGGCTTAATGTAGGTTTGTGGCCTTTTTCAAGTTCCCAGGCTACATCGTATAGGCCAACGGCGAATACCGGACCGATTAAAGCAAAAGCAACGGTTGCAGGTAAAATAGCTAAGTGGCTGTCGGTAAGTACAACAGAGTAAACAATCGCTACCGGAATAAGCGTGAAGATTAAACCGTAAATTAAACTCAACATGGGCGCGCGCGCCATATCTTTAAACGCTAACGAAAGCCAATGAAAAGCGGCAAATGTATTTACTTTGTTGCACTCTAAACAACGTGCGAATTTAGTGTCTTTGTCTATTGTGTTTGTAGTTGGCATAAAGATGCTCCTTTTTTAGTCACCTTTTAGGTTTAGAACATAGATGTTTTATTTACAACTCATAAACAACTTATACGATTGATTTAGTCGCATTGTTCATTTGTTAGTCATTTTTGTTGGGTTAGCTATTTTGTTTATTTAAATATATGTTTGAGCATGTACTTAAAAAGTGGGTTCGTATTTCTTTTCCACAGTGGTAATCTAAGCCCTGAAGCTAATTTTAAGAGACCGTAATGAAGGAAAATAAACAACAATTTCAGGGAGCTTTACTGGGTAGTAAACGGTTTTTACCTCTGTTTGTGACGCAGTTTTTCTCTGCTTTAAATGACAATGTTTATAAGCAATCAATCCTACTTATTTTAATTTTTCAGGCTGCTACGGTAGCTGATGGTGCCTTTTATTCTAATCTGGCGGCAGGATTATTTATTTTACCGTTTTTTCTATTTTCAGGCATGGCTGGGCAAATTGCAGAAAAGTTGGAAAAATCAAAACTAATCAGCATCGTAAAGTTTTGCGAAATACCTATTATGCTGGTGGGCGTAGTATCGATTTTAACCGAGCAGGTTTGGTTAATGTTAGGTACTGTATTTTTAATGGGTTTACAAAGCACTTTTTTTGGACCGCTTAAGTACTCTATTTTACCGCAGCATGTGGCCCCAAATGAACTAACTAAAGCGAATGGACTGGTGGAGTCGGGTACTTTTGTAGCAATTTTATTGGGCACGGTATTTGGCACCTATTATATAACCCAAGCAGCGGGCCCTATTTATATCAGTATCGCAATAGTAAGCCTTGCAGTTATTGGCTTTTTAAGCAGTCGATTTATTCCTAAAAGTGCAGCCAATGATGCTAACTTAAAAGTATCGATTAACCCTATTACTTCAACCAAAAGTGTTTTTAATGCGCTTAACGC
It encodes the following:
- a CDS encoding VC0807 family protein codes for the protein MTSDNQAINKRKKNNPLIEIVFNIIIPSVILMKFSGPEYLGSVIGLIVALIFPISYGIYDFIKAGSLNFISLLGFLSTLLTGGIALFELNVEWLAIKEAAIPAIIGFTVLMSGFFGKPLLAKLLLNSLLFKLDTIYDALDERGNTQNFKQKITNANYLLALTFVFSSTMNYLLAKWIVTSPAGSVEFNEQLGEMTLLSYPVIAIPSMIMLIGIFIYVIKVLTKLTGMKFEDMVNAE
- a CDS encoding c-type cytochrome gives rise to the protein MKYTPLIVCLIALTGCDKGVDSPRGFSLPEGNAEQGKAVFLKYKCLACHTLAGVEDSSVTKHDDISIKLGGNKTKIITYAELVTSVINPSHRFSRPYRPDARNEDGSSKMTVFNDTMTVSELTDLVTFLQPNYKLIPYHRTNYQLYSHYK
- the dps gene encoding DNA starvation/stationary phase protection protein Dps, with amino-acid sequence MSNSNNANKVAEFTAPGVENESANKAISVLEDRMVALIDLQLTLKHIHWNVVGPNFIGVHEMLDPQVETVREMTDTIAERIATLGGVPVGTPKSIVDRRSWEDYAIGKGLVTEHLAALDKVYNGVNGDHRKAIESLGDLDPVSEDMIIAQLAELEQYQWFVRAHIESSTGQLNS
- the corA gene encoding magnesium/cobalt transporter CorA; translation: MLRFFSIEQGVIKELEPLPDTPVEVSIRNAHWIDTINPTPQEQNALAKTLNITFPDSVDVEEIETSSRCFIDSEGLHVHALFMSPNEGRFNTVTVACLLQNNCLLTIRDEELADFRLLRLRARKGQVACDTAKQLLITLFDQKVENHADMLEDMHHQLEKLSAYVLEEDNSDLEEAVGRIARLEDANGKVRLCLMDTRRNISFLIRRLGAQNDERESLREIVLDIETLMSHCTFLFDKINFLMDSTQGFINIEQNQIIKTFSIASVVFLPPTVVASVYGMNFNIMPELHWEWGYPFAIGIMLLSGFAPYLFFKHKGWL
- a CDS encoding DUF2237 family protein, with the protein product MANQLNVLGTRLQLCCGNGGYTREGFCYVPDSDFGNHSVCAIMTDEFLQFSKAQGNDLISPNPLYDFAGLKAGDKWCLCAIRWYHAIAANVAPPVVLEATNQKALDIIPLEVLKAHQYPG
- a CDS encoding HPP family protein; this encodes MSQNVTDLMTPNPFSVNVKSTLHDAHNLMKEKNVRHIPVIDEDGAFVGMLTQKIMVAKVMGIMATFGANALQRKEKLTKVEDIMVSDFISVTPEQPLSDVVKFFVDNRHGCMPVVSEQGQLVGILTSSDFVRLAAALLS
- a CDS encoding DUF2189 domain-containing protein yields the protein MPTTNTIDKDTKFARCLECNKVNTFAAFHWLSLAFKDMARAPMLSLIYGLIFTLIPVAIVYSVVLTDSHLAILPATVAFALIGPVFAVGLYDVAWELEKGHKPTLSHSLKSMFRNPVGEWGFAVLLMVIMIIWMRLAAIVHALYPNHVNPTFEELSAFLTIGSIIGGILLVSVFSISAFTPQIMMERRVDIMTAVVSSIHAVKENFAAMVVWSICIFVLVALGFAAGAAGFIIIMPLLSYASWHGYIAVIKTKTPRGYE